Proteins encoded by one window of Mycolicibacterium cosmeticum:
- a CDS encoding glycoside hydrolase family 6 protein — translation MKSSAAGAVARWISPFVAAAAVAGLGCSVIPIAAEPAPVIRLADDSNPLAGRPFYVDPISKAMRAAQAANPPSAELTTIANTPQAYWLDQAFSAGTVGGTVAKLAGDAAAAGATPVLALYAIPHRDCGSYAAGGFSSGADYRQWIDGVAAGLGALPAAIILEPDALAMADCLSADQRQERFDLISYAVDTLTRNPAAAVYIDAGHSRWVSADTMAARLNQVGVAKARGFSLNTTNYFTTEEEIGYGEAISGQTGGAHYVIDTSRNGAGPAAGEYYWCNPDGRALGTPPTTDTAGPHADAYLWVKRVGESDGSCGRGEPSAGTFVSQYAIDLARATVR, via the coding sequence GTGAAGTCCTCAGCTGCCGGCGCCGTCGCGCGGTGGATCTCTCCGTTCGTGGCGGCCGCGGCGGTCGCCGGTCTCGGTTGCTCGGTCATCCCGATCGCGGCGGAGCCGGCCCCGGTCATCCGGTTGGCCGACGACTCCAACCCGCTCGCCGGCCGGCCGTTCTATGTCGACCCGATCTCCAAGGCGATGCGGGCCGCGCAGGCCGCCAACCCGCCGAGTGCCGAGCTGACCACCATCGCCAACACGCCGCAGGCGTACTGGCTCGATCAGGCGTTCTCCGCCGGCACGGTCGGTGGCACGGTGGCCAAGCTCGCCGGCGACGCCGCGGCGGCCGGAGCGACGCCGGTGCTGGCGCTGTACGCCATCCCGCACCGGGACTGCGGCAGCTACGCCGCGGGCGGCTTCTCGTCGGGGGCCGACTACCGACAGTGGATCGACGGGGTCGCCGCCGGGCTGGGCGCCCTGCCGGCCGCGATCATCCTGGAACCCGATGCGCTGGCGATGGCCGATTGTCTGTCTGCCGACCAGCGCCAGGAACGCTTCGACCTGATCAGCTACGCCGTGGACACGCTGACCCGTAACCCGGCCGCCGCCGTCTATATCGACGCGGGCCACTCCCGATGGGTGAGTGCGGACACCATGGCGGCCCGGCTCAACCAGGTTGGCGTGGCCAAGGCGCGGGGTTTCAGCCTGAACACCACCAACTACTTCACCACCGAAGAGGAAATCGGCTACGGCGAGGCCATTTCCGGTCAGACGGGCGGCGCGCACTACGTGATCGACACATCGCGCAACGGTGCAGGGCCGGCGGCGGGCGAGTACTACTGGTGCAATCCCGACGGCCGCGCGCTGGGCACCCCGCCGACCACCGACACCGCGGGACCGCACGCCGACGCCTACCTGTGGGTGAAACGCGTCGGGGAATCCGACGGGTCGTGCGGCCGTGGCGAACCGTCGGCGGGCACCTTCGTCAGCCAGTACGCCATCGACCTGGCGCGCGCGACGGTCCGTTAG
- a CDS encoding NIPSNAP family protein yields MLELRTYSLANEAARRRYTEDFWPGHVRSLAKYGITVHGVWTDTATDGHRVLALIGYRAGEDPHRLADAYRASTDFAADHAGFDVALITSVHTVTLEPVAGT; encoded by the coding sequence ATGCTGGAACTGCGGACCTATTCGCTGGCAAACGAGGCCGCGCGCCGGCGCTACACCGAGGACTTCTGGCCCGGGCACGTCCGCAGCCTGGCCAAGTACGGGATCACCGTGCACGGCGTGTGGACCGACACCGCGACCGACGGACACCGGGTGCTCGCGCTGATCGGCTACCGCGCCGGGGAGGACCCGCACCGGCTCGCCGACGCCTACCGCGCCAGCACCGACTTCGCCGCCGACCATGCCGGCTTCGACGTCGCGCTCATCACCTCGGTGCACACCGTCACGCTCGAACCGGTCGCCGGTACGTGA